The sequence below is a genomic window from Proteus vulgaris.
TAAGCGATACAACCAGTATTTAATGGGCATAACTCACATTTAGGCTTACTTCTTGTGCAAACCATTGCACCTAAATCCATCATTGCCTGATTAAAATACTCTACACCTTCGGTTGGGGTGACATTTTCGCTGATCTCCCACAACTTATTTTCAACTTCTTTTTTACCCGGCCAGCCTTCGACGGCATAACAGCGTGCTAAAACACGTTTCACATTACCATCAAGAATTGGATAAGGTTTTTTCAGTGATAACGATAAAATAGCACCAGCGGTTGAACGCCCAACACCGGGTAAGGCACAAACGTCCTCAAAGGTATCAGGAAACTGCCCTTGATGTTTATCTACAATGTGTTGTGCCGCTTTATGTAAGTTTCTGGCTCTTGCGTAATAACCAAGGCCTGTCCAAAGGTGAAGTACTTCATCGAGCGGCGCTTTAGCTAATGCGTTGACATCAGGAAAACGTGCAATAAAACGCTCAAAATAAGGAATAACCGTCGCAACTTGAGTTTGTTGCAACATTACCTCAGATAACCATACGT
It includes:
- the mutY gene encoding A/G-specific adenine glycosylase, producing MMEALQFSQVVLNWYHKYGRKTLPWQQEKTPYHVWLSEVMLQQTQVATVIPYFERFIARFPDVNALAKAPLDEVLHLWTGLGYYARARNLHKAAQHIVDKHQGQFPDTFEDVCALPGVGRSTAGAILSLSLKKPYPILDGNVKRVLARCYAVEGWPGKKEVENKLWEISENVTPTEGVEYFNQAMMDLGAMVCTRSKPKCELCPLNTGCIAYAQNNWADYPGKKPKKVIPEKTTYFLILQYDNLVWLDKRPPAGIWGGLFAFPQFETKALLEQWLTEHGLDNNESEQLISFRHTFSHFHLDIVPICVKLSTFTSMMEEQKGLWYNLQTPATVGLAAPVENLLRQLA